A single window of Candidatus Binataceae bacterium DNA harbors:
- the ccsB gene encoding c-type cytochrome biogenesis protein CcsB, translated as MNPLVLLPALICYLAAATGFILDREGRDRRWTRIALGAFAVGIVAQAAVLIGSATEAGNMPVTNLVQSIDFLSWLTALAGLILILRFRMAVIGAFVAPLVLVATTIAVATMSRQNLRIPAALRSAWLPIHVTLAFAGFALFLLAASVSLVYLIFEHRLKAKRPLAPDDERAPSLEKLDRVNYRLLIWGFLMLSLAIVTGAIWADSTWGHFWSWEPQESWSLVIWLMYAALLESRLTAGWRGRRVAALTIVVFTLLIGSFVGIQLVTPGKHGGSFG; from the coding sequence ATGAATCCTCTCGTGCTCCTGCCGGCGCTGATCTGTTACCTGGCGGCGGCCACCGGTTTTATTCTCGATCGTGAGGGGCGCGATCGCCGATGGACACGGATCGCGCTCGGCGCCTTTGCGGTCGGGATCGTGGCGCAGGCGGCAGTGCTGATCGGGAGCGCGACGGAAGCCGGCAATATGCCGGTCACCAACCTGGTGCAATCGATTGATTTTCTATCGTGGCTGACCGCGCTTGCCGGTTTGATCCTGATCCTGCGGTTTCGGATGGCGGTGATTGGCGCTTTCGTCGCGCCACTAGTGCTGGTCGCGACGACGATCGCCGTCGCGACGATGAGCCGGCAGAACCTGCGCATTCCTGCAGCGCTGCGCAGCGCCTGGCTGCCGATTCACGTGACGCTCGCCTTCGCCGGCTTCGCCCTCTTTCTGCTAGCCGCCAGCGTGAGCCTGGTTTACCTCATCTTCGAGCATCGGCTGAAGGCCAAACGGCCATTGGCGCCGGACGACGAGCGCGCGCCAAGCCTCGAAAAGCTCGACCGCGTTAATTACCGTCTGCTGATTTGGGGCTTTCTGATGCTCAGCTTGGCGATCGTGACCGGCGCCATCTGGGCCGACTCCACCTGGGGCCATTTTTGGTCATGGGAGCCGCAGGAGTCGTGGTCGCTGGTGATCTGGTTGATGTATGCGGCGTTGCTCGAATCGCGGCTGACCGCTGGATGGCGTGGGCGGCGTGTCGCGGCCTTGACCATTGTGGTTTTCACCCTGTTGATTGGGTCGTTCGTCGGGATACAGCTTGTGACTCCGGGCAAGCACGGCGGGAGCTTCGGCTAG